From the Gouania willdenowi chromosome 19, fGouWil2.1, whole genome shotgun sequence genome, one window contains:
- the scn4aa gene encoding sodium channel protein type 4 subunit alpha A isoform X3, translating to MKVGRNPNFGYTSFDSFGWAFLALFRLMTQDYWENLFQLVLRAAGKTYMLFFVVIIFLGSFYLINLILAVVAMAYDEQNEASRREAIEKEEEFQRLLAQLKNQEQAHALGSQATLTSAKSLSRHSAYEHVDEERSLGRDEVLKDCNGRIVPRLMIRAPTMDQSALDFELREKSFGSVHSMLHLDEPGLTRRTGSAVTVLTAAAVEELEEAQRPCPPGWYKFADTFLKWDCCLPWVAFKKRVYIVVMDPFVDLAITICIVLNTLFMAMEHYPMTPQFNHMLSVGNLVFTGIFTAEMVFKLIASDPYYYFQVGWNIFDSIIVTLSLVELGLANVQGLSVLRSFRLLRVFKLAKSWPTLNMLIKIIGNSVGALGNLTLVLAIIVFIFAVVGMQLFGKSYKDCVCKISTECELPRWHMNDFFHSFLIVFRILCGEWIETMWDCMEVAGAGMCLVVFMMVMVIGNLVVLNLFLALLLSSFSGDNLSTGDDDGEMNNLQIAIGRITRGIHRLKAFALLSLRPRRTNQDSVDDGDHKAEQTEMNHFNLTLKLADGKVEYVDGDISVSVPIAQGESDFENLDEDDEDDEDDEDDEDDEDEELTDRDDQQQLTTEWDGIGEIWKHPRLKGALSDGDESVCSTVDYKPPEPELEEEEEIEELDPMEPEACFTDECVRRWPWLTVDVIQGRGKKWWNLRKACFIIVEHDWFETFIIFMILLSSGALAFEDIYIERRRTIKIILEFADKVFTYVFIIEMLLKWVAYGFKTYFTSAWCWLDFFIVDISLISLVANWMGFSDLGPIKSLRTLRALRPLRALSRFEGMRVVVNALVGAIPSIFNVLLVCLIFWLIFSIMGVNLFAGKFYRCINTTTEELFPLSEVNNRSDCLALQEATQEARWVNVKVNYDNVGLGYLSLLQVATFKGWMDIMYAAVDSREVEEQPSYEINLYMYIYFVIFIIFGSFFTLNLFIGVIIDNFNQQKKKFGDKDIFMTEEQKKYYEAMKKLGSKKPQKPIPRPTNLIQGLVFDFISQQFFDIFIMVLICLNMVTMMVETDDQSAEKEDFLFKINVAFIAIFTSECVLKLIALRQYFFTNGWNIFDFIVVILSIAGTMLSDLIEKYFVSPTLFRVIRLARIGRILRLIKGAKGIRTLLFALMMSLPALFNIGLLLFLIMFIFSIFGMSNFAYVKKGAGIDDIFNFETFGGSIICLFEITTSAGWDGLLLPMLNREPPDCDPDFEHPGTDVRGNCGSPSMGMIFFCSYIIVSFLVVVNMYIAIILENFNAAQEESGDALCEDDFEMFNETWEKFDIDGTQFIEYGRLSDFCDTLQEPLKIAKPNRLRLIEMDLPLVIGDRIHCLDVLLAVTQMVLGDTVEMAAMRESIEAKFILSNPTSDSFAPITTTVRHKEEQSAAEVIQRAYRAHLLRRCVRHAAFLQRAKKTDGYTDDPPEREGLLADKLGVLYGSNVDLAAELESAASDRLQNPNLIVVPVEITNEVLLHSAPNQQLFPIDANLRETIV from the exons ATGAAAGTCGGGAGGAACCCAAACTTTGGCTACACCAGCTTCGACTCCTTCGGCTGGGCTTTCCTTGCCCTCTTCAGGCTAATGACTCAGGACTACTGGGAGAACCTTTTCCAGCTG GTCCTGCGAGCGGCCGGGAAGACCTACATGCTGTTCTTTGTGGTGATTATCTTCCTGGGCTCGTTCTACCTCATCAACCTGATCCTGGCTGTGGTGGCCATGGCATATGATGAGCAGAATGAGGCCAGTCGGCGAGAGGCTAtagagaaagaagaagagttTCAGCGACTCCTCGCGCAACTCAAAAATCAAGAGCAG GCTCACGCTCTCGGAAGCCAAGCAACGCTAACGTCCGCCAAGTCGTTGAGTCGTCACTCTGCGTACGAACATGTGGATGAAGAACGCAGCCTCGGACGTGATGAGGTCCTAAAGGACTGCAATGGACGCATTGTTCCACGTCTGATGATCAGGGCGCCAACCATGGACCAG TCTGCGCTGGATTTCGAGCTCAGAGAAAAGTCGTTTGGCTCCGTGCACAGCATGCTACATCTGGACGAACCAGGTCTGACCCGAAGGACTGGGAGTGCTGTGACGGTCCTCACCGCAGCTGCAGTGGAAG AGTTGGAGGAGGCTCAGAGGCCGTGCCCCCCTGGCTGGTACAAGTTCGCCGACACCTTCCTGAAGTGGGACTGCTGTCTGCCCTGGGTGGCGTTCAAAAAGCGGGTCTATATTGTGGTGATGGACCCCTTTGTGGATTTGGCCATCACCATCTGCATTGTGCTGAACACACTCTTCATGGCCATGGAGCATTACCCCATGACCCCCCAGTTTAACCACATGCTCTCCGTGGGGAACCTG GTGTTCACTGGGATCTTCACTGCAGAAATGGTCTTCAAGCTCATCGCCAGTGATCCCTACTACTACTTCCAAGTCGGCTGGAACATCTTCGACAGCATCATCGTCACCCTCAGTCTGGTGGAGCTGGGACTGGCAAACGTCCAGGGCCTGTCCGTCCTCAGGTCGTTCCGTCTG CTTCGTGTTTTCAAACTGGCCAAATCCTGGCCCACCCTCAACATGCTGATAAAGATCATCGGGAACTCGGTGGGAGCTCTGGGAAACCTGACGTTGGTGCTGGCCATCATCGTCTTCATCTTTGCAGTGGTGGGGATGCAGCTGTTCGGAAAGAGCTACAAGGACTGTGTGTGCAAGATCTCCACGGAGTGCGAGCTGCCGCGCTGGCACATGAACGACTTCTTCCACTCCTTCCTAATTGTGTTTCGCATCCTGTGCGGCGAGTGGATCGAGACCATGTGGGACTGCATGGAGGTGGCCGGAGCCGGAATGTGTCTGGTTGTCTTCATGATGGTGATGGTCATCGGGAATCTAGTG GTATTGAACCTGTTCCTGGCGTTGCTGCTCAGCTCGTTCAGTGGAGACAACCTCTCTACTGGAGACGATGACGGTGAGATGAACAATCTTCAGATCGCCATCGGTCGGATCACTCGTGGCATCCATCGGCTGAAAGCCTTCGCCCTCCTATCGCTGCGACCCAGGAGGACCAATCAGGACTCAGTGGACGATGGAGACCACAAAGCAGAGCAAACAGAGATGAACCATTTCAACCTGACTCTGAAACTGGCCGACGGGAAGGTGGAGTATGTGGATGGAGACATCAGTGTCAGCGTGCCCATCGCTCAGGGAGAGTCAGACTTTGAGAACctggatgaagatgatgaagatgatgaggatgatgaggatgatgaggatgatgaggatgaggaaTTGACGGACAGAGACGACCAACAACAGCTCACA ACAGAATGGGATGGCATTGGGGAAATCTGGAAACATCCCAGA CTAAAAGGTGCTCTATCAGACGGCGACGAGTCCGTGTGCAGCACCGTGGACTACAAACCACCAGAGCCGGAactggaggaagaggaggagatagAAGAGCTAGACCCCATGGAGCCGGAGGCCTGCTTCACCGACG AATGTGTGAGACGCTGGCCGTGGCTCACTGTGGACGTCATACAAGGCCGAGGCAAGAAATGGTGGAACTTGCGTAAGGCCTGCTTCATCATCGTCGAGCACGACTGGTTTGAGACGTTCATCATCTTCATGATCCTGCTCAGCAGCGGCGCTCTG GCGTTCGAGGACATTTACATCGAAAGACGTCGAACCATCAAAATAATTCTGGAGTTTGCCGACAAGGTCTTCACCTACGTATTCATCATTGAGATGCTCCTGAAGTGGGTCGCGTATGGCTTCAAGACCTACTTCACCAGCGCTTGGTGCTGGTTGGACTTCTTCATCGTGGAT ATCTCACTGATTAGCTTAGTCGCTAACTGGATGGGCTTCTCCGACCTCGGGCCCATCAAATCTCTGAGGACTCTCAGGGCTTTGAGGCCCCTTCGAGCGCTGTCGCGATTCGAAGGAATGAGG GTGGTGGTGAACGCGTTGGTCGGGGCCATTCCGTCCATCTTCAACGTGCTGCTGGTGTGTCTAATCTTCTGGCTCATCTTCAGCATCATGGGAGTGAACCTATTCGCGGGGAAGTTTTACCGCTGCATCAACACCACCACAGAGGAGCTTTTCCCGCTCAGCGAGGTCAACAATCGCAGCGACTGCCTGGCCCTCCAGGAGGCCACGCAGGAGGCGCGATGGGTCAACGTCAAGGTCAACTATGATAACGTGGGATTGGGGTATCTGTCTCTGCTCCAAGTG GCAACCTTCAAAGGCTGGATGGACATCATGTATGCTGCTGTTGACTCACGAGAG GTGGAAGAGCAGCCGTCGTATGAGATCAACCTATAcatgtacatttactttgtcatcttcatcatctttggCTCCTTCTTCACCCTCAACCTCTTCATCGGTGTGATCattgacaatttcaaccaacagaagaagaag TTTGGAGACAAAGACATCTTTATGACTGAGGAGCAGAAAAAGTACTACGAAGCCATGAAGAAACTGGGCTCTAAGAAGCCTCAGAAACCCATTCCTCGTCCCACG AACCTGATCCAGGGCCTGGTGTTCGACTTCATCAGCCAACAGTTCTTCGACATCTTCATTATGGTCCTCATCTGCCTCAACATGGTGACCATGATGGTGGAGACAGACGACCAGAGCGCAGAGAAGGAGGATTTCCTCTTCAAAATCAATGTGGCGTTCATCGCCATCTTCACCAGCGAGTGCGTGCTGAAACTCATCGCCCTGCGTCAGTACTTCTTCACCAACGGGTGGAATATCTTCGACTTCATCGTGGTCATCTTGTCGATTGCTG GCACGATGCTCTCAGACCTGATCGAGAAGTACTTTGTGTCTCCAACTCTGTTCAGAGTGATCCGATTGGCCAGGATTGGGAGGATTCTGCGTCTGATCAAAGGAGCCAAAGGCATCCGAACGCTTCTCTTTGCCCTCATGATGTCCCTCCCCGCCCTGTTCAACATCGGCCTCCTGCTCTTCCTCATCATGTTCATCTTCTCAATATTCGGCATGTCCAACTTTGCCTACGTGAAAAAGGGCGCTGGGATTGACGACATCTTCAACTTCGAGACGTTCGGCGGCAGCATCATCTGCTTGTTTGAGATCACGACTTCGGCTGGCTGGGACGGGCTTTTGCTCCCCATGCTGAACCGCGAGCCACCGGACTGCGATCCCGACTTTGAGCATCCGGGCACGGACGTGAGAGGGAACTGTGGGAGTCCCAGCATGGGCATGATATTCTTCTGCAGCTACATCATCGTCTCCTTCTTGGTGGTGGTCAACATGTACATCGCCATCATCTTGGAGAACTTCAACGCGGCTCAGGAGGAGAGCGGAGATGCGCTGTGCGAGGACGACTTCGAGATGTTCAACGAGACTTGGGAAAAATTCGACATTGATGGCACGCAGTTCATTGAGTACGGACGACTCTCGGACTTTTGCGACACCTTGCAGGAACCGCTGAAAATCGCCAAACCCAACCGCCTCCGTTTGATCGAGATGGACCTGCCGCTGGTCATTGGGGACAGGATCCACTGCCTGGACGTGCTGTTGGCGGTCACTCAGATGGTGCTCGGGGACACCGTGGAGATGGCAGCGATGCGGGAAAGCATCGAGGCCAAGTTCATCCTGAGCAACCCGACCTCTGATTCCTTTGCGCCGATCACGACGACCGTACGCCACAAAGAAGAGCAGAGCGCTGCGGAGGTCATTCAGCGAGCGTACCGTGCTCACCTTCTGAGGCGCTGCGTACGACACGCTGCTTTTCTGCAACGTGCCAAAAAGACGGATGGATATACCGACGATCCGCCCGAGAGAGAAGGATTGCTCGCGGACAAGTTGGGAGTTCTCTACGGGAGTAACGTGGACCTCGCAGCGGAACTGGAGAGCGCTGCTTCAGACCGGCTCCAGAATCCAAACCTCATCGTTGTCCCCGTAGAAATCACCAACGAGGTTTTGTTACATTCTGCCCCGAACCAGCAACTCTTTCCCATAGACGCAAACCTGAGAGAGACGATTGTATAA
- the scn4aa gene encoding sodium channel protein type 4 subunit alpha A isoform X4 codes for MLFFVVIIFLGSFYLINLILAVVAMAYDEQNEASRREAIEKEEEFQRLLAQLKNQEQAHALGSQATLTSAKSLSRHSAYEHVDEERSLGRDEVLKDCNGRIVPRLMIRAPTMDQSALDFELREKSFGSVHSMLHLDEPGLTRRTGSAVTVLTAAAVEELEEAQRPCPPGWYKFADTFLKWDCCLPWVAFKKRVYIVVMDPFVDLAITICIVLNTLFMAMEHYPMTPQFNHMLSVGNLVFTGIFTAEMVFKLIASDPYYYFQVGWNIFDSIIVTLSLVELGLANVQGLSVLRSFRLLRVFKLAKSWPTLNMLIKIIGNSVGALGNLTLVLAIIVFIFAVVGMQLFGKSYKDCVCKISTECELPRWHMNDFFHSFLIVFRILCGEWIETMWDCMEVAGAGMCLVVFMMVMVIGNLVVLNLFLALLLSSFSGDNLSTGDDDGEMNNLQIAIGRITRGIHRLKAFALLSLRPRRTNQDSVDDGDHKAEQTEMNHFNLTLKLADGKVEYVDGDISVSVPIAQGESDFENLDEDDEDDEDDEDDEDDEDEELTDRDDQQQLTTEWDGIGEIWKHPRLKGALSDGDESVCSTVDYKPPEPELEEEEEIEELDPMEPEACFTDECVRRWPWLTVDVIQGRGKKWWNLRKACFIIVEHDWFETFIIFMILLSSGALAFEDIYIERRRTIKIILEFADKVFTYVFIIEMLLKWVAYGFKTYFTSAWCWLDFFIVDISLISLVANWMGFSDLGPIKSLRTLRALRPLRALSRFEGMRVVVNALVGAIPSIFNVLLVCLIFWLIFSIMGVNLFAGKFYRCINTTTEELFPLSEVNNRSDCLALQEATQEARWVNVKVNYDNVGLGYLSLLQVATFKGWMDIMYAAVDSREVEEQPSYEINLYMYIYFVIFIIFGSFFTLNLFIGVIIDNFNQQKKKFGDKDIFMTEEQKKYYEAMKKLGSKKPQKPIPRPTNLIQGLVFDFISQQFFDIFIMVLICLNMVTMMVETDDQSAEKEDFLFKINVAFIAIFTSECVLKLIALRQYFFTNGWNIFDFIVVILSIAGTMLSDLIEKYFVSPTLFRVIRLARIGRILRLIKGAKGIRTLLFALMMSLPALFNIGLLLFLIMFIFSIFGMSNFAYVKKGAGIDDIFNFETFGGSIICLFEITTSAGWDGLLLPMLNREPPDCDPDFEHPGTDVRGNCGSPSMGMIFFCSYIIVSFLVVVNMYIAIILENFNAAQEESGDALCEDDFEMFNETWEKFDIDGTQFIEYGRLSDFCDTLQEPLKIAKPNRLRLIEMDLPLVIGDRIHCLDVLLAVTQMVLGDTVEMAAMRESIEAKFILSNPTSDSFAPITTTVRHKEEQSAAEVIQRAYRAHLLRRCVRHAAFLQRAKKTDGYTDDPPEREGLLADKLGVLYGSNVDLAAELESAASDRLQNPNLIVVPVEITNEVLLHSAPNQQLFPIDANLRETIV; via the exons ATGCTGTTCTTTGTGGTGATTATCTTCCTGGGCTCGTTCTACCTCATCAACCTGATCCTGGCTGTGGTGGCCATGGCATATGATGAGCAGAATGAGGCCAGTCGGCGAGAGGCTAtagagaaagaagaagagttTCAGCGACTCCTCGCGCAACTCAAAAATCAAGAGCAG GCTCACGCTCTCGGAAGCCAAGCAACGCTAACGTCCGCCAAGTCGTTGAGTCGTCACTCTGCGTACGAACATGTGGATGAAGAACGCAGCCTCGGACGTGATGAGGTCCTAAAGGACTGCAATGGACGCATTGTTCCACGTCTGATGATCAGGGCGCCAACCATGGACCAG TCTGCGCTGGATTTCGAGCTCAGAGAAAAGTCGTTTGGCTCCGTGCACAGCATGCTACATCTGGACGAACCAGGTCTGACCCGAAGGACTGGGAGTGCTGTGACGGTCCTCACCGCAGCTGCAGTGGAAG AGTTGGAGGAGGCTCAGAGGCCGTGCCCCCCTGGCTGGTACAAGTTCGCCGACACCTTCCTGAAGTGGGACTGCTGTCTGCCCTGGGTGGCGTTCAAAAAGCGGGTCTATATTGTGGTGATGGACCCCTTTGTGGATTTGGCCATCACCATCTGCATTGTGCTGAACACACTCTTCATGGCCATGGAGCATTACCCCATGACCCCCCAGTTTAACCACATGCTCTCCGTGGGGAACCTG GTGTTCACTGGGATCTTCACTGCAGAAATGGTCTTCAAGCTCATCGCCAGTGATCCCTACTACTACTTCCAAGTCGGCTGGAACATCTTCGACAGCATCATCGTCACCCTCAGTCTGGTGGAGCTGGGACTGGCAAACGTCCAGGGCCTGTCCGTCCTCAGGTCGTTCCGTCTG CTTCGTGTTTTCAAACTGGCCAAATCCTGGCCCACCCTCAACATGCTGATAAAGATCATCGGGAACTCGGTGGGAGCTCTGGGAAACCTGACGTTGGTGCTGGCCATCATCGTCTTCATCTTTGCAGTGGTGGGGATGCAGCTGTTCGGAAAGAGCTACAAGGACTGTGTGTGCAAGATCTCCACGGAGTGCGAGCTGCCGCGCTGGCACATGAACGACTTCTTCCACTCCTTCCTAATTGTGTTTCGCATCCTGTGCGGCGAGTGGATCGAGACCATGTGGGACTGCATGGAGGTGGCCGGAGCCGGAATGTGTCTGGTTGTCTTCATGATGGTGATGGTCATCGGGAATCTAGTG GTATTGAACCTGTTCCTGGCGTTGCTGCTCAGCTCGTTCAGTGGAGACAACCTCTCTACTGGAGACGATGACGGTGAGATGAACAATCTTCAGATCGCCATCGGTCGGATCACTCGTGGCATCCATCGGCTGAAAGCCTTCGCCCTCCTATCGCTGCGACCCAGGAGGACCAATCAGGACTCAGTGGACGATGGAGACCACAAAGCAGAGCAAACAGAGATGAACCATTTCAACCTGACTCTGAAACTGGCCGACGGGAAGGTGGAGTATGTGGATGGAGACATCAGTGTCAGCGTGCCCATCGCTCAGGGAGAGTCAGACTTTGAGAACctggatgaagatgatgaagatgatgaggatgatgaggatgatgaggatgatgaggatgaggaaTTGACGGACAGAGACGACCAACAACAGCTCACA ACAGAATGGGATGGCATTGGGGAAATCTGGAAACATCCCAGA CTAAAAGGTGCTCTATCAGACGGCGACGAGTCCGTGTGCAGCACCGTGGACTACAAACCACCAGAGCCGGAactggaggaagaggaggagatagAAGAGCTAGACCCCATGGAGCCGGAGGCCTGCTTCACCGACG AATGTGTGAGACGCTGGCCGTGGCTCACTGTGGACGTCATACAAGGCCGAGGCAAGAAATGGTGGAACTTGCGTAAGGCCTGCTTCATCATCGTCGAGCACGACTGGTTTGAGACGTTCATCATCTTCATGATCCTGCTCAGCAGCGGCGCTCTG GCGTTCGAGGACATTTACATCGAAAGACGTCGAACCATCAAAATAATTCTGGAGTTTGCCGACAAGGTCTTCACCTACGTATTCATCATTGAGATGCTCCTGAAGTGGGTCGCGTATGGCTTCAAGACCTACTTCACCAGCGCTTGGTGCTGGTTGGACTTCTTCATCGTGGAT ATCTCACTGATTAGCTTAGTCGCTAACTGGATGGGCTTCTCCGACCTCGGGCCCATCAAATCTCTGAGGACTCTCAGGGCTTTGAGGCCCCTTCGAGCGCTGTCGCGATTCGAAGGAATGAGG GTGGTGGTGAACGCGTTGGTCGGGGCCATTCCGTCCATCTTCAACGTGCTGCTGGTGTGTCTAATCTTCTGGCTCATCTTCAGCATCATGGGAGTGAACCTATTCGCGGGGAAGTTTTACCGCTGCATCAACACCACCACAGAGGAGCTTTTCCCGCTCAGCGAGGTCAACAATCGCAGCGACTGCCTGGCCCTCCAGGAGGCCACGCAGGAGGCGCGATGGGTCAACGTCAAGGTCAACTATGATAACGTGGGATTGGGGTATCTGTCTCTGCTCCAAGTG GCAACCTTCAAAGGCTGGATGGACATCATGTATGCTGCTGTTGACTCACGAGAG GTGGAAGAGCAGCCGTCGTATGAGATCAACCTATAcatgtacatttactttgtcatcttcatcatctttggCTCCTTCTTCACCCTCAACCTCTTCATCGGTGTGATCattgacaatttcaaccaacagaagaagaag TTTGGAGACAAAGACATCTTTATGACTGAGGAGCAGAAAAAGTACTACGAAGCCATGAAGAAACTGGGCTCTAAGAAGCCTCAGAAACCCATTCCTCGTCCCACG AACCTGATCCAGGGCCTGGTGTTCGACTTCATCAGCCAACAGTTCTTCGACATCTTCATTATGGTCCTCATCTGCCTCAACATGGTGACCATGATGGTGGAGACAGACGACCAGAGCGCAGAGAAGGAGGATTTCCTCTTCAAAATCAATGTGGCGTTCATCGCCATCTTCACCAGCGAGTGCGTGCTGAAACTCATCGCCCTGCGTCAGTACTTCTTCACCAACGGGTGGAATATCTTCGACTTCATCGTGGTCATCTTGTCGATTGCTG GCACGATGCTCTCAGACCTGATCGAGAAGTACTTTGTGTCTCCAACTCTGTTCAGAGTGATCCGATTGGCCAGGATTGGGAGGATTCTGCGTCTGATCAAAGGAGCCAAAGGCATCCGAACGCTTCTCTTTGCCCTCATGATGTCCCTCCCCGCCCTGTTCAACATCGGCCTCCTGCTCTTCCTCATCATGTTCATCTTCTCAATATTCGGCATGTCCAACTTTGCCTACGTGAAAAAGGGCGCTGGGATTGACGACATCTTCAACTTCGAGACGTTCGGCGGCAGCATCATCTGCTTGTTTGAGATCACGACTTCGGCTGGCTGGGACGGGCTTTTGCTCCCCATGCTGAACCGCGAGCCACCGGACTGCGATCCCGACTTTGAGCATCCGGGCACGGACGTGAGAGGGAACTGTGGGAGTCCCAGCATGGGCATGATATTCTTCTGCAGCTACATCATCGTCTCCTTCTTGGTGGTGGTCAACATGTACATCGCCATCATCTTGGAGAACTTCAACGCGGCTCAGGAGGAGAGCGGAGATGCGCTGTGCGAGGACGACTTCGAGATGTTCAACGAGACTTGGGAAAAATTCGACATTGATGGCACGCAGTTCATTGAGTACGGACGACTCTCGGACTTTTGCGACACCTTGCAGGAACCGCTGAAAATCGCCAAACCCAACCGCCTCCGTTTGATCGAGATGGACCTGCCGCTGGTCATTGGGGACAGGATCCACTGCCTGGACGTGCTGTTGGCGGTCACTCAGATGGTGCTCGGGGACACCGTGGAGATGGCAGCGATGCGGGAAAGCATCGAGGCCAAGTTCATCCTGAGCAACCCGACCTCTGATTCCTTTGCGCCGATCACGACGACCGTACGCCACAAAGAAGAGCAGAGCGCTGCGGAGGTCATTCAGCGAGCGTACCGTGCTCACCTTCTGAGGCGCTGCGTACGACACGCTGCTTTTCTGCAACGTGCCAAAAAGACGGATGGATATACCGACGATCCGCCCGAGAGAGAAGGATTGCTCGCGGACAAGTTGGGAGTTCTCTACGGGAGTAACGTGGACCTCGCAGCGGAACTGGAGAGCGCTGCTTCAGACCGGCTCCAGAATCCAAACCTCATCGTTGTCCCCGTAGAAATCACCAACGAGGTTTTGTTACATTCTGCCCCGAACCAGCAACTCTTTCCCATAGACGCAAACCTGAGAGAGACGATTGTATAA